The following coding sequences lie in one Trypanosoma brucei gambiense DAL972 chromosome 7, complete sequence genomic window:
- a CDS encoding T. brucei spp.-specific protein, whose product MYVCMHVCMYVCMCVCVCVCVKKLVKMTLSTRCFWTPLFFLLLPFPSEVKVSLEVIFADMSGGLPRQFVLKVERHVPVNKGMGLAYPTVPGGSDVADADATPHAGAGERHQSNEAGDDMASGTLKDEAGSIRLSYEKETQTEEAPLPTCEANACDVDETHCLSVDALDMAVRSNGAALRQMRSSSHLTAAFHTSASDDYGDSISPNPSDRLSFIGSLRVSYVELMSGESIPVYFPPSLGTSGGVEGKTMTLSEDLGCENQ is encoded by the coding sequence atgtatgtatgtatgcacgtatgtatgtatgtatgtatgtgtgtgtgtgtgtgtgtgtgtgtgaagaaGCTGGTTAAGATGACTCTGTCGACTCGTTGCTTTTGgactcctttattttttttactgcttcCGTTTCCGTCCGAAGTCAAAGTTTCTTTGGAGGTAATTTTCGCGGATATGTCTGGGGGCCTTCCGCGGCAGTTTGTCCTAAAGGTTGAGCGGCACGTTCCTGTGAACAAGGGGATGGGATTAGCATACCCGACCGTTCCAGGAGGTTCAGATGTTGCGGATGCTGACGCTACACCCCATGCCGGTGCCGGGGAACGTCACCAAAGTAATGAAGCTGGTGACGATATGGCGTCAGGGACCTTGAAAGATGAGGCTGGTTCCATTCGTTTATCgtatgaaaaagaaactcaAACAGAAGAGGCACCGTTGCCAACATGCGAAGCTAATGCATGCGACGTTGACGAAACACATTGTTTGTCAGTTGATGCTCTGGATATGGCTGTCCGTAGTAATGGGGCAGCCCTACGGCAGATGAGGTCATCCTCGCACCTAACCGCCGCGTTTCACACATCCGCGAGTGACGACTATGGTGATTCTATTTCCCCCAACCCCTCTGATCGACTATCCTTTATTGGATCATTGCGAGTCAGTTACGTTGAGCTGATGAGTGGCGAGAGTATCCCAGTGTactttcctccttcattaGGTACCAGTGGAGGAGTAGAAGGGAAGACCATGACATTATCCGAAGATCTCGGCTGTGAGAACCAATAG
- a CDS encoding tRNA-dihydrouridine synthase 3, putative, whose amino-acid sequence MSDKDDGGTSSPISVVTSRGTCAVKSEFLRPAPVRVTLDTEGRTRGMNKGAERLRCDVVEGTQRPSLEGESNFFHGEVLQRIKAVVRGKRKDTKRDRREDCQAPSGEAESTAGKVKHDDEERGTPALQQTNTDESHITVKSAVARASNTEESMRERIAQHKALFSNKLVLAPLTTVGNLPFRRVCKEYGADITVGEMAIVHNLNRLQKSEWSLLRRHSSEDIFGLQIAVSRPHDAITWAQAVEESGFSYDFVDINCGCPVDKVVLSGCGCGLWERKGNRLRDVVQSLVAHQSKPVTIKCRMGPDEENPDLHKHIADYETWGAAAVTIHGRSRRQRYTKLANWSYIDNCASLTSLPVIGNGDIFSCEDIVEHRAQSKNVSSFMIGRGALIKPWIFEEIKTGRVWDISSHERFEMLRRFCNFGLSHWGADERGVLNTRRFLCEWLSFLCRYVPVGLLERPPQRINERPPYYEGRDELETLMASDSAVDWIRISEMLLGPAGDKFRFTPKHKSNAYATGGSLVEADMDVEG is encoded by the coding sequence ATGAGTGACAAAGATGATGGTGGTACTTCAAGTCCCATCTCGGTGGTAACATCCCGCGGCACGTGTGCAGTAAAGTCGGAGTTCCTCCGACCGGCGCCAGTTCGTGTTACGCTCGATACTGAGGGTCGCACAAGAGGGATGAACAAAGGGGCGGAAAGACTTCGCTGTGACGTTGTTGAAGGCACTCAACGACCTTCTTTGGAAGGGGAGTCCAATTTCTTTCATGGAGAGGTGCTACAACGAATCAAAGCTGTGGTTCGTGGGAAGAGAAAGGATACGAAGCGCGACCGCCGTGAGGACTGCCAGGCACCTTCTGGGGAAGCTGAGTCAACTGCAGGGAAGGTGAAAcatgatgatgaagaaagagggacCCCAGCGCTACAGCAAACTAATACAGATGAAAGCCATATTACCGTCAAGAGTGCTGTCGCGAGGGCAAGCAATACCGAAGAATCCATGCGAGAAAGGATTGCGCAACACAAGGCACTCTTCAGCAACAAACTCGTCCTAGCGCCACTCACGACAGTGGGGAACCTGCCATTCCGTAGGGTGTGCAAAGAATACGGAGCGGATATAACAGTAGGCGAAATGGCAATAGTTCATAACCTTAATCGTCTGCAGAAATCTGAGTGGTCCCTATTGCGTCGGCACTCGTCTGAGGATATCTTCGGTTTGCAGATAGCTGTTTCACGTCCACATGATGCTATTACGTGGGCACAAGCAGTCGAAGAGTCGGGATTTTCCTATGATTTCGTTGATATTAACTGCGGGTGCCCAGTCGATAAAGTTGTCCTCTCTGGCTGCGGCTGTGGTCtgtgggaaaggaagggtAACCGCTTGCGAGATGTTGTTCAGTCGCTAGTGGCACATCAATCGAAGCCTGTTACCATCAAGTGTCGAATGGGACCCGACGAAGAGAACCCGGACCTCCACAAGCATATTGCTGATTACGAAACGTGGGGTGCAGCGGCCGTGACTATTCATGGACGCTCACGCAGGCAGCGGTACACAAAACTAGCGAACTGGTCTTACATCGACAACTGCGCCTCCCTTACGTCATTGCCAGTAATTGGAAACGGCGACATATTCTCGTGCGAAGATATTGTTGAACATCGCGCGCAGTCCAAGAATGTTAGCTCCTTCATGATTGGCCGAGGAGCTCTTATAAAACCCTGGATAtttgaagaaataaagacGGGGCGAGTGTGGGATATTAGCAGTCATGAACGCTTTGAGATGCTGCGCCGGTTCTGCAACTTTGGCCTCTCGCACTGGGGAGCTGACGAGCGTGGAGTTCTTAATACGCGTCGTTTCTTGTGTGAATGGTTGTCTTTCTTGTGTCGATACGTCCCTGTGGGACTGCTCGAAAGACCACCACAGCGCATCAACGAGAGACCGCCCTACTACGAAGGACGGGACGAACTCGAAACGCTGATGGCGAGCGATAGTGCCGTCGACTGGATCCGAATCAGTGAAATGTTGTTGGGGCCAGCAGGTGACAAGTTCAGATTTACGCCAAAGCACAAAAGCAACGCCTATGCCACGGGTGGAAGCCTGGTCGAAGCGGATATGGATGTTGAGGGTTGA